From one Rhopalosiphum padi isolate XX-2018 chromosome 2, ASM2088224v1, whole genome shotgun sequence genomic stretch:
- the LOC132918990 gene encoding trimethylguanosine synthase-like codes for MGVNKLGKIEILITHKPLIKSFYSVCPEILSYHIAKRCTNNVVVDPFCGAGGNVIQLAKMCKRVIAIDIDPEKIKLARHNAKICGVEDKIQFMVGDFFSIYKTIKADVLFMSPPWGGPGYAVNKIYSLKSMCQSHFGGGFDIFKLAKTVAPNIAFHMPKNTDISECLRLAQDFGKVEIQQNIINGKLNSITAFYGNFNWSN; via the exons CACTCACAAGCCACTAATTA agaGCTTTTATTCGGTTTGCCCCGAGATCTTAAGCTACCACATTGCAAAACGTTGCACAAATAATGTAGTGGTAGATCCCTTTTGTGGTGCAGGTGGAAATGTCATTCAATTAGCCAAAATGTGTAAAAgag TTATAGCGATTGACATCGACCCGGAGAAGATCAAGTTGGCGCGGCATAATGCTAAGATATGCGGTGTTGAGGACAAAATCCAGTTTATGGTCGGCgactttttttcgatttataagACGATTAAAGCAGATGTATTGTTTATGTCTCCGCCGTGGGGAGGCCCCGGATATGCagtcaataaaatttatagcTTAAAGTCGATGTGTCAAAGTCATTTTGGAGGAggtttcgatatttttaaacttgccAAAACTGTTGCACCAAATATTGCATTCCACATGCCAAAAAACACCGACATATCAGAA tgtttacgTTTGGCACAAGATTTCGGGAAAgttgaaattcaacaaaatatcattaatgGTAAATTGAACTCAATCACGGCGTTTTACGGAAACTTTAATTGGAGTAACTGA